Within the Glycine soja cultivar W05 chromosome 3, ASM419377v2, whole genome shotgun sequence genome, the region taaaattacCTGGTGACCTAAAAAATATTGAGCGCATTTCACAAACAAATGCTTCAATAGTCAATGTACTTCTAATTTATTCATGTAAGAGCATTTCTAATTTCTTAAGCCACTCAACGATATTGGGATCATTTAGAACAtgtcagaagaaaaaaagaggggaACAAGTTATTTGTAGAGATTGAATTGGCTAGTGAGACAAGTTATAGATCAACATATATCTTTGAATGGAAAGGAGGAAGCTTCACAGAAGCTGCAAAGGTGTTGAGAAACACATGTACGTGGGGGCATGCTATCGTTTGCAGGTGAAAACTAATTACTGTGGCTGTTGGGTGTGTTGAAGCTAGGGTGAGGGTTATATAAATGAAGCAGATTGGGATTGGAGTGCAATCATAAATTTCCAGGTAATATGCTTTTGGAGGGAAAGTGATAATTTGGTAGGTGTGAAGCTGAGATATATTAGCCTATCCAAAAAATTTCTTTGGTGGAGGCAAAGAAATAGTCTATAATATTAATTTGGTAAGTGTGAAGCTGAAATATATTAGCCTATCCAAAAAATTTTCTTTGGTGGAGGTAAAGAAATAGTCTATAATATTAATTTGGTAAGTGTAAAGCTGAGATATATTAGCCTATCCAAAAAATTTTCTTTAGTGGAGGCAAAGAAATAgtctataatatttttagatgaaaaatattataaatttttgttaaatacataattttaaatccAGAGGATTGATACAGTAATGATGTAAAGTTCCGTTGCGTTCATGTGAGTgagaacaatttatttattttgtaccaATGATGATCATATATTGCGAGTAAAATTAGTCTCTGACTCAGTGTGTTAGAGGATATTTATGATTTCtaacatataacaaaaaaaatacataaattcataataaaaaaacccaaaataCCTTAGATTTTACgaatttaaaaggataaaataaataaaattaatacaaatgtattttctattttctcttttttaatttcttaattccttttctttaaaaaatattttatgagagtaatacctattttttttataggagcaaaaacaataattatttgatatattCATATAAACAATTACCCCATAACTATGTAAGTGCATCCGTCCCTGCCTGCATTGATAAGGACACAGCAACAAATTAAAGGACACAGATGTTATTTGTCTCTGATTAGCATGTGAACCTTTGCCTACTTCATTATGAAGAAATGGACAGAATAGAACAATGCCCCAAAATAGTAAGACATTGTACGTGTCTAAGCTGTCACCTGGCGATGGCTTTATTTTCatggaatgaaaatgaaatttctggtgggatattttcaaatgaattatatatgtagCCTAGCTTTGATGGGTTCGATCAAATGAAGCTCACCATTAGAGCTCAATAATCCCTCTATGATCCCAACAAGAAAATAAGTGTCACTAAAAAGGACAGACACAATTTTAGGATCCTTAGACGATTACACATATCCCTTGAATTGTTCTATCATGACTTATATTGTGTTTTTGTTGGTaaggaaagaaattaaatgaataaagttGTATGAGAAAATtaggaaaaagaatgaaaataagtGAAATAGAGTATATAGAAAAACAATGAAAGTATGATGATTTGGTTGAAGTTAAATACagcagaaaagagaaaaaatatttaaattaaaattgtttagtagattaaaaatgaaaaataagagaactttatattagataaaaatataattttattataattatttattgttaatgtcattcttatttattatttttatttatattattaattattattattattattattattattattatttaataaaacatgaggtaaaagaagaagaaaaaagcgtTGAAAGGTAGTGGTAGACTGGTAGTTGTTTTCACAACacttttatctcatttttgcaaccaaataatattttgtgggactcatttttttaacttctatATCACTTTGTCTAATCAAACAACTTTACTCACATCTTTCACTTTCATTTCTCACTCTCTCGCCCGAATTAAAAACTGCGTTTCTCTAATGTCAtacttgaattattttttttttaaaatactttaagtGTGTTTGGacggagaaatttaaaattctgagatattttaaattttaagaattttaaatacttcaattgaaattcttttatttttaaaattttgtatttggataaaaaaaattaaaattatgaggatgaaaaaaaaatgaatgaaaaaaagagaagatatgattggtgtgctagttataTGTGTTCCTGTATGTTCATACCCGATCGATATTTTAGGAGGTGAGacgtgtttcttgaagaagaagactgtaagaagagaatttcaattcctcacattttagaaggaaattgaaattccatatttttacttatttaaaattccaaaattttaaattcttcataaaaaacatccaaacaatgaattctaaattacagaaattcaaattttctgataaattactttccttagttaaaattctctatccaaacgcaTTGTTAGAGTgcgtttggataaaaaaatttaattgagaaaaataatttattagagaatttaaattttttaatctaaaattcattgtttgactatttttttatgaaaaatttaaatttttgaaattttaaaacataattttaaataactaaaaatgtgtaattttaattttcttctaaaaaatgagaaattaaaattctcttctTGATAGGAGAACCTTTCAAAATGTTCTTGTATTTCCTTTATAATCTTCATCCTCTCTTTCACCTAAAAGTTTTCGAAATTCTGTTCTCGAACTCACGACTCTTCCCTCACGCTGATGATGATGATCCTATTCTTCAAGAAATAACGTTTGAGTTCGCGGAACGTCGATCGAGTGCGGGCGTAGGGGACACGTAGAACTGCACCCGCTAGTCAGGGGAGCAGCCTATCACGCGATAGAGGTGTTCACCGACGCAGAGAGCCTGGGCCTGAATGCTGTGGTCGAATATGATGGTGTATGTCGTCGTGTCCCGGTTTTCCTACGACTCCTTCCCCATATAATATTGTTCTCTTTGGAAGCACACCAACTatatcttctcttctctttgcattcattttttttcatcctcacaattttaattttttttatccaaacacaaaattttaaaaataattttttttaattgaaatatttaaaattcttaaaattttaaatttgtctgaattttaaattctctcgTCCAAATACACCGTCAAGAATTCCAATACACAATAATGAATTTCAACGcatcaaataaaaagaaaaatcattactTTTAGAATAAAATGAATGTAAGAAAAGTGTTGCACCAGGATGTGGAGCTTATCCTTTTAACAAAATGTCGTattattaagaaaaactaatatgATGAGAGTAATTAAGATGAAAAAAGTTTCAATCaggtgataaaaatatatatttgaccaCAGTTTGtggaattttgaaaattgagaGAATGAatgtcattattttaaaatggggactaaaattataaattaggtAAAATAGgagactaaaataatattttagtcttaaatttgttaaataatttatataaataataaaaagtgtaatttttatttaaaaattatattattttgcttCATATGAATTAATTTTGCCCCAAAAAATAACACATATAACATGtcctgttttattttataaattctcAAATCTTACTATTTTAATCCCTAAAATTTATGTCTTTCCTAAATAGATaccttaaaatttaattttgttccaATTAAGTCTTAAACTTTATCCTTTCACAGATAAACaccataaaatttaattatatttttaagtaatctttaaattttacttttttatttttacagatAGACACTTGAACAATTGatcttaaaatttatctttttaatgaaaaataattctttCTATAAAATTGGGATAGACTTAAATTGGTGCTGGTCCTAAGGATTATTTGGAGGTACAATCACATTAGTTCAGACtaaaaacaaccaaaaaaaaaaatactttaacttcacaaggaaaaaaattaattccttttgataattatttaattttgtctatttttttaaaaaatcctcAATTCTTAATTATAAGTTATACAAGAATTAAAGTTaacaaagttttattttttatttttaaaaaactattcgCAGTAATATTTTGTACTTGTACGAGGTTTATTTTACTGTGCATTTTCACAAACTTTCACCTCATTCTTGGGTGAAAGTGTAGTCAGTGGcccatgtaatttttaaaactttcacCTACAAATCACTGTGCAACATGAGGACCACTTTCAACCCTCTTTTTAACATTTATCCCCTATATTTACCTGAACCGAACACAACTTTAGTTTTTCTTAgtttttgatataaaattatatggcattttttaatttagttttaaatctagttttagtatttaatttaatttctaaattttagttttattatttccattacatttaatttttacaatgaaaattatttttttattagtagtttctataaaaaaactagaatttttttttaaaatatttgtttctaaatttcttatatttttttaaaacattttaagttTTGTATATGGTTTGTagtattttatcaattaatattatttagttaataaatttttgtccttccaaatttatataatattattatattaaatcaattaatttttctattcttcaataattaattttgcgAAAAAAgttcacattttttaaaataacagaaGTCGGTactgaatttaatttaagacttctatatagaagaagaagatgaagaagtctaAATGTCTAATGCATGAAACTACAACCAGTAAAATTAacgacaaaataaaattaaggatcCTCCAGACTGAAACCAATAATTAATCTTACACGGTCTGCATATACACCCAAATCACTATTAAATAAGCTGTTCCTCAAATCAATATGTCCGGAGAGTTACTTAATTGTTGCGAGTCTTGTTGGCTCTAACTTTTTGATCAAAGCATGATCCTTGGGAGTTAATAAAAAAGACTTGAACATAAGGTAAATAACAACTATAGAATtctgaataaattaaaaatattgatccATATATGCTTGTTGAATAGCTCCTTACACtcatatacaaaataaatgcaGCTATCAATCACCATCAGGCCAGCTCCCGATTTCACTAAATTgtacattgaaaaaaaaatttggtgGTTAATGCATGGTGTGTTTGGTAGAGAGGAAAAACAtaatattgaagaaaaaaattatttattttttttataaaaatcacacattttaccatctattttaattttaaaaaatttcttttatttttattctttaaatcgAACACACCTTAAACATGACCGTAATTAAGTCACTTTTTTTTGGGGGTACATAGTAATTAAGTCACTAGTGACACTCTGAGTTCGACTAAGAATTTAATAGAGTAGCAATATCGATTGTGTACCTACATATTTATGTATGAACATTGTGGAATAATGCCAATTATGTTGGTATAACCAACAGAATTAATGCTCATATTCTGAAGAAAAAGCGATGATAAACCCACGCCTTTCATAAGCCACAATATCGTATGTTCatccaatttttcttttaaaaaatctaagataaaaaatataggtACTACGTCTATTTAGAAATCGTGATTCACATGTACGGCTTCCcctattttgaataaattttgataaCCTACCtcagtttttataataaatgagaaaattttTAAGTGATATAAATAGATCAATCTTAATTCACTAATCTAATTAATCTAAtcaaatttaacattaaattaaaatatatttttaagtgtGTCCACACCTCCCCTACTAATATGATAATAATGAGTTTCATCTTAactaattcttataaaattgattaataatgattatttcttatttatataatttatctcgACTATCTTTATTAGATATCGGATttcaatgtcattttttttatgacataAGACTTTAACACACTTTTCTACGTAGGTATGACCACAATTTATATACATTATTAGTAACTTTTCACCATGTGGCTTCCTCCGTTTGTTTTCCAACTATGTAAGATTGTTTTGACTTTTCACTAATAATGTCCATCTTAATTATGTGAGAAAATTACAGGAACCTATCGGCTGGATCTTTCACTTCCTGCCGACATGTGACACCCCTTGCTTTACTCGTGGCTAGTAATTCATACATATTCGTGTCAGGTTGTCATCATAAACACATGCATAAACTTTTTTGCTTAGTCATTCACTGCATCATAATTTTCAGGTCTAGAAAAAATGGCTTCTCGAAACCATGAGGTATCAATGGTAAAGGAGAATGGTGGTGGTGGGAACAACCTGAAGGGGTTGAGCAAGGAAATGAGACATGGCAGAACGGCACATAACATGTCATCATCTTCTTTGCGCAAGAAATCTGACCTAACTCTTGTGTCTAAGGTTTGCTCTGGCCATGTAAGGAATGTGTTGGTGAATTTGCAAGAGGTTATTCTTGGAACCAAGCTCTCTATTCTTTTCCCTGCCATTCCCCTAGCCATTGTTGCTGAAGGCTATGGCTTTGGAAGAGTGAGCCCTCTTTTTCTTAATTCTGTACTTCTTACTTATACCCTCagctttaaaaatttattatatgatctaggaattttttttttatacataaaacttATAAAACTTTAGGTAAGTTAAATCCAAAGGATTCATAAGAGTTAAGACAAGTCTCAAGCTTCAAAAGAGTGTTTatagatatatttaaaaattattcattaacaAGATTTTTATCTCAATAACAGAAATTGAATCTATATTCTTTTAGAGTGAACTATATTTTCTTGGCATATATGATTTAGGAAATATTCATTGTCCCACCAATTCAAATATGAAACTgagttttattaatatatatatatatatatatattagccgGGTTTAAAAAAGGTTAATAATACCCTAATGTTTTTATCTACCCAATTTGCCAATCATGGAGTTATATCTGTTCTGGTTTattcattgaaatttatttcataacaATCACTTTTGATAATTAGTCTTGCAATTACGTATGATAAGATTGTTAATGGATGCTTGGGATACTTTTTTACTACATATCGTGAATTTGTCATAAAGATAATAATGCATAAATGTGTTTCTAGAAACTGTATATACAATGTAGGTTGGATTTTGCTATCGCTTGTCTATTGATTAATATTGCGGTTGTTAATAATGTTATATTATGGGATGATATGACCCTgtactctctctctcctttgtTTCGTAAAGTCTTGGGTTTTTGTGTTGAGTTTACTTGGGCTCACACCACTTGCGGAACGAGTCAGCTTCTTGACAGAGTAAGGAAATCTTGTTAGTTGTTGCATTCCTGCTTATAGTTAGATCGTACATTAGTCATCATTAATCATTGTACGTACAATTTTTACTTTCGTTTACCCCTTTATGTTTGCATGCTGATTCTCGTTTTATTTGCTCTCTTGGTGTTTGGTACTTTCAAATTTGGCAGACAAGTTGCTTTTTACACTGGTCCTGCAGGTGTGTATGGATCCACAACTGTACTAttaaagcaatttttttttaaatatgtatattagtcatttttctttaattcggtctaagaaattttgaattaaagtaaaatataaaaatatagatccCACGTCACGGGacctaaaaattaatatcacaTTGTTACCATAGAAAAAGTATAGAATAACAGGACATCAATGCTTGTTACATAATCTCTCTTCTTTGGATTTTGTCTTCACACCAAAGTTGGTTATTGATACGAATGAAGCTTTAGTATAATTGTTTGTCATGTTACCTTTTATGTAATTTCTTGAATAACAGTGGGAGCACTTTTGAATGCAACATGTGGGAATGCTACAGAGCTCATCATAGCAATTTTTGCCCTTAGCCATAACAAAATTGCTTTGGTCAAATATTCTCTCTTGGGTTCCATAATTTCTAACCTTCTTCTGGTTCTTGGAACCTCTCTATTCATTGGTGGCCTAGCAAATCTTAGTCAGGAACAAAAATACGACAGAGTATAGCCCTGCACTCCATTAGTCCATTCAGAACTTTCACCTATGAATTGCATAGTTTtggttctttattttcttttatagtgAAATATGGGCTAGTGTTAATTAAGGATTTGAATGTTTTGCAATTTTCTTGCAGAAACAAGCAGATATGAACTTGCTTATGTTGTTTGTGGCATTGCTTTGCCACTTGCTGCCATTGTTGTTTCATTATGTTGGTGCCTCAGCAGCTGACACTGGAGACTCATCTCTGCAGTTGTCAAGAGCTGCTAGCATTGTTATGGTGATTGCATATTGTGCTTACCTTGTCTTCCAACTGTGGACTCACAGGCAGCTATTTGAAGCCCAGAATGTATGCATTGTTATTCGTGTCAATGTTTAATTAGAGTGTGTTTAAGACAGctgcaaaaaaaatatagattatttcaataatcaattataatgctaataatttatttgtttataattaatttttttgggataaaataaaaaagcttttatttaatgaattacgAAAAAGGGTATGAATAGTTGGAAAAAAGTTGTAAAATAATTTGGGGATAACCATTTTGAGGGAAAAACTGTTGGGAAATAATCATAAgcattaaattttcaaaatgtatgaaaatagtttatttatttatttatttttacaaatttcagCTAatgtttcaaatattttttttttctaaaaagaagctgagataaaaaaaattccagtTGTCCCAACAATTTAGAAATAAtatatgatttgtttttttccAAACAACTTAATTATTTACCATCATGCATTTTGCAGGAAGATGATGAAGAGGGTGGCAGTGATTCAGAAGCAGTGATAGGATTCTGGAGTGGGTTTACTTGGCTGGTTGGGATGACTATGACCATTGCTTTGTTGTCTGAATATGTGGTGCAAACAATTGAGGTAATTGACTGactgctttttatttt harbors:
- the LOC114406132 gene encoding vacuolar cation/proton exchanger 3-like isoform X1, translating into MASRNHEVSMVKENGGGGNNLKGLSKEMRHGRTAHNMSSSSLRKKSDLTLVSKVCSGHVRNVLVNLQEVILGTKLSILFPAIPLAIVAEGYGFGRSWVFVLSLLGLTPLAERVSFLTEQVAFYTGPAVGALLNATCGNATELIIAIFALSHNKIALVKYSLLGSIISNLLLVLGTSLFIGGLANLSQEQKYDRKQADMNLLMLFVALLCHLLPLLFHYVGASAADTGDSSLQLSRAASIVMVIAYCAYLVFQLWTHRQLFEAQNEDDEEGGSDSEAVIGFWSGFTWLVGMTMTIALLSEYVVQTIEDASDSWGLSVSFLSIILLPIFGNATEHAAAIIFGFKNKLDISLGVSLGSSTQISMFVVSIHLKKNVCIHLALMFDINIGSPMCDCCLDYGYQNGPQLQPPRNSFSFFGNNNHSLRITGWNFSLHERPCSHTLLYCYWGMLFRTKNTP
- the LOC114406132 gene encoding vacuolar cation/proton exchanger 3-like isoform X2 — encoded protein: MASRNHEVSMVKENGGGGNNLKGLSKEMRHGRTAHNMSSSSLRKKSDLTLVSKVCSGHVRNVLVNLQEVILGTKLSILFPAIPLAIVAEGYGFGRSWVFVLSLLGLTPLAERVSFLTEQVAFYTGPAVGALLNATCGNATELIIAIFALSHNKIALVKYSLLGSIISNLLLVLGTSLFIGGLANLSQEQKYDRKQADMNLLMLFVALLCHLLPLLFHYVGASAADTGDSSLQLSRAASIVMVIAYCAYLVFQLWTHRQLFEAQNEDDEEGGSDSEAVIGFWSGFTWLVGMTMTIALLSEYVVQTIEDASDSWGLSVSFLSIILLPIFGNATEHAAAIIFGFKNKLDISLGVSLGSSTQISMFVVPLCVIVAWIMGIKMDLNFNLLETASLSLAITITAFALQDGTSHYMKGLVLILCYIVIGACFFVQRTPPNQTNVSNITLKSAN
- the LOC114406132 gene encoding vacuolar cation/proton exchanger 3-like isoform X3 — encoded protein: MASRNHEVSMVKENGGGGNNLKGLSKEMRHGRTAHNMSSSSLRKKSDLTLVSKVCSGHVRNVLVNLQEVILGTKLSILFPAIPLAIVAEGYGFGRSWVFVLSLLGLTPLAERVSFLTEQVAFYTGPAVGALLNATCGNATELIIAIFALSHNKIALVKYSLLGSIISNLLLVLGTSLFIGGLANLSQEQKYDRKQADMNLLMLFVALLCHLLPLLFHYVGASAADTGDSSLQLSRAASIVMVIAYCAYLVFQLWTHRQLFEAQNEDDEEGGSDSEAVIGFWSGFTWLVGMTMTIALLSEYVVQTIEDASDSWGLSVSFLSIILLPIFGNATEHAAAIIFGFKNKLDISLGVSLGSSTQISMFVVPLCVIVAWIMGIKMDLNFNLLETASLSLAITITAFALQDGTSHYMKGLVLILCYIVIGACFFVQRTPPSILLVLVSVR